The Tardiphaga alba genome includes a window with the following:
- a CDS encoding SEL1-like repeat protein: MNSRVSWSVEGMDPSVRERAEAAARRAGMSLSDWLNTTVGESPAPPAMHGYADHALPNEAPQPPRYQARPGHASRQTPPVRPVMPQREVAEVADIHQRLDAIARQIEEFSRPNPRNNEPAVARQLNEAISRLDARLSQINEQSRHPAPPYQHYDAQPNPDMVERAANQVYRATPKPDPFSLDFAIAEITARQDELDGTPRMAPRYAPPIAPHVTPPPPMPDMSGVERQLSQITSKIDALQRPNAGIEQSIATFRTELAEIRTAVTEALPRRAIDSIENEIRALSRRIDEISQSGIGADVLTNLETALGDIHKTLKTLTPAEQLAGFDEAIRNLGGKIDMIVRSSDNPGTMEQLEGAITALRTIVSNVASNEALGRLSNDLQTLSSKVDQLAQNNDGGMFAALEARIVSLTTAMENRERPQATNSDSLETALAALAQRLDHMPVGNDQSSAFAHLEQRVSYLLERMETVSDPRANFGRVEDGLQDILRHLERQQSMFAAALSDSRAESGLVDSFKRELSDMRFSQSETDRHLQDSMEVVHSTLGHVVDRLAKIEGDLRNVNARPAPQQPAPTAAPMPPAPQPTPMQPAPMQPAPMQPAVNQPAMAAPPRPQMPNPVKPQAAPSQVEVRPPQAHFDAAPRDFAATAISHEPAPAFQVPKAISDILDPKPAPKPMAPPVMVERPSPRPMADPELPPDHPLEPGTRPHGRGASPSERIAASEDAISEIAGAAPEPASASSFIAAARRAAQAAAVTGDKAKPAKTAPQADGEKSSSTLGSKIRSLLVGASVVVIVLGSFKMAMTLLDDGSPAPVADNTYSQPALQLNTPSPTELQSPAPAAPPASSIASPTSIGKQSLIAPAPAPQPAPALQAAPVPQAAPVPYISPDVTGSINAPQPSPSPVAPMLPSSGQKLGSVTIPAGEKLPDGIGSATLRNAALKGDATAAFEIGVRYAEGRGVPQSYEDAAKWYDRAAQAGVVPGMFRLGTLHEKGLGLKKDYEVARRYYMQAAERGNAKAMHNLAVLDADGGTKGANYKSASLWFRKAADRGVADSQFNLGILYARGIGVDQNLAESFKWFSLAAAQGDVDAGKKRDDVAKRLDPQSLAAAKLAIQTFAPEGQPEDAVNVAAPAGGWDAAPSQAAKSANSKRAAR, encoded by the coding sequence ATGAATTCGCGCGTATCGTGGAGTGTTGAGGGGATGGACCCATCGGTTCGCGAGCGCGCTGAAGCTGCGGCGCGGCGCGCCGGCATGTCCCTCTCCGACTGGCTGAACACCACTGTCGGCGAATCTCCCGCCCCGCCTGCGATGCACGGCTATGCCGATCATGCACTGCCCAATGAGGCTCCCCAGCCTCCGCGCTATCAGGCGCGCCCCGGTCATGCGTCGCGCCAGACCCCGCCGGTGCGTCCCGTCATGCCCCAGCGCGAGGTTGCCGAAGTCGCCGATATTCATCAGCGCCTCGATGCGATCGCACGCCAGATCGAGGAATTCTCGCGGCCCAATCCGCGCAACAACGAGCCCGCCGTCGCACGCCAGCTTAACGAGGCGATCTCGCGCCTCGATGCAAGGCTGTCGCAGATCAACGAGCAGTCGCGCCATCCCGCGCCGCCGTATCAGCATTACGACGCGCAGCCCAATCCCGATATGGTCGAGCGCGCCGCCAACCAGGTCTATCGCGCCACGCCGAAGCCCGACCCGTTCTCGCTCGATTTCGCCATTGCCGAGATCACTGCACGTCAGGACGAGCTCGACGGCACGCCGCGCATGGCGCCGCGTTACGCCCCGCCGATCGCCCCGCATGTCACGCCGCCGCCTCCGATGCCGGACATGTCGGGTGTCGAGCGCCAGCTGTCGCAGATCACCAGCAAGATCGACGCATTGCAGCGGCCCAATGCCGGCATCGAACAGTCGATCGCGACCTTCCGCACCGAGCTTGCCGAGATCCGCACGGCGGTGACCGAAGCACTGCCGCGCCGTGCGATCGACTCCATCGAGAACGAGATCCGCGCTCTGTCGCGGCGCATCGACGAGATCAGCCAGAGCGGCATCGGCGCCGATGTGCTGACCAATCTCGAAACCGCGCTCGGCGACATCCACAAGACGCTGAAGACGCTGACGCCGGCCGAACAGCTCGCCGGCTTCGACGAGGCGATCCGCAATCTCGGCGGCAAGATCGACATGATCGTGCGCTCGAGCGACAATCCCGGCACGATGGAGCAGCTCGAAGGCGCCATCACTGCGCTGCGCACTATCGTCTCAAATGTGGCGTCGAACGAAGCGCTCGGCCGCCTGAGCAACGATCTGCAGACACTGTCCTCGAAGGTCGATCAGCTCGCGCAGAACAATGACGGAGGCATGTTTGCCGCGCTGGAAGCGCGCATCGTGTCGCTGACCACCGCGATGGAAAATCGCGAGCGTCCGCAGGCCACCAATTCGGATTCGCTCGAAACCGCGCTGGCCGCGCTGGCGCAGCGGCTCGACCACATGCCGGTCGGCAACGATCAGTCATCGGCCTTCGCGCATCTCGAACAGCGCGTCTCCTATCTGCTGGAGCGGATGGAGACCGTCAGCGATCCCCGCGCCAATTTCGGCCGCGTCGAGGATGGCCTGCAGGACATCCTGCGTCATCTCGAACGCCAGCAGTCGATGTTTGCTGCCGCGCTGAGCGATAGCCGCGCCGAATCCGGTCTGGTCGATTCCTTCAAGCGCGAACTGTCCGACATGCGCTTCAGCCAGTCGGAAACCGATCGCCATCTCCAGGATTCGATGGAGGTCGTGCATTCGACGCTCGGCCATGTGGTCGATCGCCTCGCCAAGATCGAGGGCGATCTGCGCAACGTCAATGCGCGTCCGGCTCCGCAGCAGCCCGCGCCGACTGCAGCGCCGATGCCGCCTGCGCCGCAGCCCACACCGATGCAGCCGGCTCCCATGCAGCCTGCCCCGATGCAGCCTGCGGTAAATCAGCCTGCAATGGCTGCACCGCCGCGCCCGCAAATGCCGAATCCGGTGAAGCCGCAAGCTGCACCGTCGCAGGTCGAGGTTCGTCCGCCGCAGGCCCATTTCGACGCCGCGCCGCGCGATTTCGCGGCGACCGCGATCTCGCATGAGCCGGCGCCGGCCTTCCAGGTGCCCAAAGCGATCAGCGACATTCTCGATCCCAAGCCGGCGCCGAAGCCGATGGCGCCGCCGGTCATGGTCGAGCGTCCGTCGCCGCGGCCGATGGCCGATCCCGAATTGCCGCCGGATCATCCGCTCGAGCCGGGCACGCGCCCGCACGGCCGCGGAGCCTCGCCGTCCGAACGGATCGCCGCATCGGAAGATGCGATCAGCGAGATCGCCGGCGCTGCGCCCGAGCCTGCAAGCGCATCGAGCTTCATCGCCGCGGCACGCCGTGCCGCGCAGGCGGCCGCCGTGACAGGCGACAAGGCCAAACCCGCCAAGACCGCCCCGCAGGCAGATGGCGAGAAATCATCGTCGACGCTCGGTTCGAAGATCCGCTCGCTGCTGGTCGGCGCGAGCGTGGTCGTGATCGTGCTCGGCTCGTTCAAGATGGCGATGACGCTGCTCGATGACGGCTCGCCCGCGCCCGTCGCGGACAACACCTATTCGCAGCCCGCCTTGCAGCTGAACACGCCATCACCGACGGAGCTCCAGTCGCCAGCGCCGGCCGCGCCGCCGGCATCGTCGATCGCCTCGCCGACCTCGATCGGCAAGCAGTCGCTGATTGCGCCGGCACCAGCACCGCAGCCCGCCCCCGCACTGCAAGCCGCTCCCGTTCCGCAGGCCGCGCCTGTGCCCTATATCTCGCCCGACGTGACCGGCAGCATCAATGCGCCGCAGCCGAGCCCGAGCCCCGTCGCGCCGATGCTTCCATCGAGCGGCCAGAAGCTTGGCTCGGTCACGATCCCCGCTGGTGAAAAACTGCCCGATGGCATCGGCAGCGCGACACTGCGCAATGCCGCGCTGAAGGGCGACGCCACTGCAGCTTTCGAAATCGGTGTCCGCTATGCCGAAGGCCGCGGCGTGCCGCAGAGCTACGAAGATGCGGCCAAATGGTATGACCGCGCGGCCCAGGCCGGCGTGGTGCCGGGCATGTTCCGCCTCGGCACGCTGCATGAGAAGGGCCTCGGGCTGAAGAAGGACTACGAGGTCGCGCGTCGCTACTACATGCAGGCGGCCGAGCGCGGCAATGCCAAGGCCATGCACAATCTCGCGGTGCTCGATGCCGATGGCGGCACCAAGGGCGCGAACTACAAGAGCGCGTCGCTCTGGTTCCGCAAGGCCGCCGATCGCGGCGTTGCCGACAGCCAGTTCAATCTCGGCATCCTCTATGCTCGCGGAATCGGCGTCGATCAGAACCTCGCCGAAAGCTTCAAGTGGTTCAGCCTCGCCGCCGCCCAGGGCGATGTCGATGCCGGCAAGAAGCGCGACGATGTGGCCAAGCGCCTCGATCCGCAATCGCTGGCTGCAGCGAAGCTCGCGATCCAGACCTTTGCGCCGGAAGGCCAGCCCGAAGACGCCGTCAATGTCGCAGCCCCCGCCGGTGGCTGGGATGCCGCACCGTCGCAAGCCGCCAAATCCGCGAACTCCAAGCGCGCTGCACGCTAG
- a CDS encoding TetR/AcrR family transcriptional regulator, translated as MDAQTTKDRLTRKAWLDHGLRILARQGAAALKVGELAAGLNVSRGSFYWHFKDIGEFRLQLLERWQERTTDQVLEQTDASTTGAARLTHLMKLAFNEDRSLDRSIRAMASTDATVAAMVASVDARRIAYMANVLTEAGVESRRALSRAEFLYWAYIGQSAVMDPRHVSMTEDDIDDLSALFAR; from the coding sequence ATGGACGCGCAAACGACCAAGGACCGGCTGACCCGCAAAGCGTGGCTCGATCACGGCCTCCGCATTTTGGCGCGGCAGGGCGCGGCTGCCTTGAAGGTCGGCGAGCTCGCCGCCGGGCTGAACGTGTCGCGCGGCAGTTTCTACTGGCATTTCAAGGACATCGGAGAATTCCGCCTGCAGCTTCTGGAACGTTGGCAGGAGCGCACCACCGACCAGGTTCTGGAGCAAACCGACGCCTCGACGACCGGCGCCGCGCGCCTGACCCATCTGATGAAGCTCGCCTTCAACGAGGATCGCAGCCTCGACCGTTCGATCCGGGCGATGGCATCGACCGATGCCACCGTGGCCGCCATGGTCGCCTCCGTGGACGCCCGGCGCATCGCCTATATGGCGAATGTGCTGACTGAAGCGGGGGTCGAAAGCCGGCGTGCATTGTCGCGCGCGGAATTTCTGTACTGGGCCTATATCGGCCAGTCCGCGGTGATGGATCCGCGTCACGTCTCGATGACCGAGGACGACATCGACGATCTCAGCGCATTGTTCGCACGGTAG
- a CDS encoding nuclear transport factor 2 family protein, protein MGMPGLDKWYGFMKSHDHAALRDLLHPDAVFESPVVHSPQRGRDIVFKYLAAAEQVLGGLGFTYTGEWRNETSAVLEFENEIEGIKINGIDMITFDADGRITHFKVMVRPLKAINLLHRLMGEMLARQ, encoded by the coding sequence ATGGGAATGCCCGGCCTCGACAAGTGGTACGGCTTCATGAAGTCCCACGACCACGCGGCGCTCAGGGATCTGCTGCATCCCGACGCCGTGTTCGAAAGCCCGGTGGTGCATTCGCCACAGCGCGGCCGTGACATCGTGTTCAAATATCTCGCCGCCGCCGAACAGGTGCTGGGCGGACTCGGTTTCACCTATACCGGCGAATGGCGGAACGAGACTTCGGCCGTGCTCGAATTCGAGAACGAGATCGAAGGCATCAAGATCAACGGCATCGACATGATCACCTTCGATGCCGATGGGCGCATCACGCATTTCAAGGTGATGGTGCGGCCGCTGAAAGCCATCAATCTCCTGCACCGTCTCATGGGTGAAATGCTGGCGCGGCAATAA
- a CDS encoding acyl-CoA dehydrogenase C-terminal domain-containing protein, which translates to MPSYKAPLEDVGFLLNDVFQFDRYNNLPGFADASADVREAILGEAAKLSENVLQPLNRVGDLEGCKRHDDGSVTTPKGFKDAFKQVAEGGWLGLSAPAEYGGQGLPVTLSQTVAEFQISANMAFSMYGGLTMGATAALIVHGKDEQKSKYLPKMIAGEWTGTMNLTEPHCGTDLGLLRTKAVKQDDGSYKITGTKIFISAGEHDMADNIIHLVLARIEGAPAGIKGVSLFVVPKVLVNDDGSLGARNGVVCGSIEHKMGIHGNSTCVMNYDNATGWLIGEENKGMQGMFVMMNEARLGVAVQGLAQSEVAYQNAVAYAKDRLQGRSLTGPKSPDKPADSIMVHPDVRRTLLTIRAFNEAARAMVVWTALKSDVAHRSDDAKERQAADDHMGLMTPVLKGILTDGGFANAVSAQQMFGGHGYIAEWGMEQFVRDARIAMIYEGANGIQALDLVGRKLPRDGGRAAMAFFGEVAAFAKEHGGDEAMKPYVDPLSNALGHLQQATMWLMNNAMAKPDNAGAGATDYMQLFGLTAFAYMWAKMAKIAQDKIAAEGATPFLTTKLVTGRFFMERMLPETALHLARIQTGAATTMELPAEAF; encoded by the coding sequence ATGCCCAGCTACAAAGCGCCGCTCGAAGACGTCGGATTCCTGCTCAATGACGTGTTCCAGTTCGACCGCTACAACAATCTCCCCGGCTTCGCGGATGCCTCGGCGGATGTGCGCGAGGCGATCCTCGGCGAAGCAGCCAAGCTCAGCGAGAACGTGCTGCAGCCGCTGAACCGCGTCGGCGATCTCGAAGGCTGCAAGCGCCATGACGATGGCAGCGTGACCACGCCGAAGGGCTTTAAGGACGCGTTCAAGCAAGTGGCTGAAGGCGGCTGGCTCGGCCTGTCGGCGCCGGCCGAATATGGCGGCCAGGGCCTGCCGGTGACGCTGTCGCAGACCGTTGCCGAATTCCAGATCTCCGCGAACATGGCCTTCTCCATGTATGGCGGCCTCACCATGGGCGCGACCGCTGCATTGATCGTGCATGGCAAGGACGAGCAGAAGAGCAAATATCTGCCGAAGATGATCGCCGGCGAATGGACCGGCACCATGAATCTCACCGAGCCGCATTGCGGCACGGATCTCGGTCTGCTCCGCACCAAGGCGGTGAAGCAGGACGATGGCAGTTACAAGATCACTGGTACGAAGATCTTCATTTCGGCCGGCGAACACGACATGGCCGACAACATTATCCATCTCGTGCTCGCGCGTATCGAAGGCGCGCCGGCCGGCATCAAGGGCGTGTCGCTGTTCGTGGTGCCGAAGGTGCTGGTGAATGACGACGGCTCGCTCGGCGCGCGCAACGGCGTCGTCTGCGGCTCCATCGAACACAAGATGGGCATCCACGGCAATTCCACCTGCGTGATGAACTACGACAATGCGACCGGCTGGCTGATCGGCGAAGAAAACAAGGGCATGCAGGGCATGTTCGTGATGATGAACGAAGCCCGTCTCGGCGTTGCCGTGCAGGGCCTCGCGCAGTCGGAAGTCGCCTATCAGAACGCGGTGGCCTACGCGAAGGACCGCCTGCAGGGCCGCTCGCTCACCGGGCCGAAGTCGCCGGACAAGCCTGCGGATTCCATCATGGTGCATCCAGACGTGCGCCGCACGCTGCTGACCATCCGTGCCTTCAACGAAGCCGCCCGCGCCATGGTGGTGTGGACCGCGCTGAAGAGCGACGTCGCCCATCGCTCCGACGATGCGAAGGAGCGCCAGGCCGCCGACGATCACATGGGCCTGATGACCCCGGTGCTGAAGGGCATTCTCACCGATGGCGGTTTTGCCAATGCGGTGTCGGCGCAGCAGATGTTCGGTGGTCACGGCTATATCGCCGAATGGGGCATGGAGCAGTTCGTGCGCGATGCGCGTATCGCGATGATCTATGAAGGCGCTAACGGCATCCAGGCACTCGATCTGGTCGGCCGCAAGCTGCCGCGCGATGGCGGCCGTGCCGCAATGGCCTTCTTCGGCGAGGTCGCAGCCTTCGCCAAGGAGCATGGCGGCGATGAAGCCATGAAGCCCTATGTCGATCCGCTGTCGAATGCGCTCGGTCACCTGCAGCAGGCCACCATGTGGCTGATGAACAATGCCATGGCCAAGCCCGACAATGCCGGCGCCGGCGCCACCGACTACATGCAACTCTTCGGCCTCACTGCCTTTGCCTATATGTGGGCGAAGATGGCGAAGATCGCGCAGGACAAGATCGCCGCTGAAGGCGCGACGCCGTTCCTGACCACCAAGCTTGTGACAGGCCGTTTCTTCATGGAGCGGATGCTGCCGGAGACGGCGCTGCATCTGGCCCGCATCCAGACGGGTGCGGCGACCACGATGGAGCTTCCGGCGGAAGCGTTCTGA
- a CDS encoding acetyl-CoA C-acetyltransferase — MPEAYIYDHVRTPRGRGKSDGSLHEVTALALATAPLKALKERNNLKPGSVDDVVLGVVDPVGEAGGDIARMAALSAGYGNDVPGIQINRFCASGLDAVNFAAAQVMAGQHELTIGGGAESMSRVGIGASGGAWPVDPSIAVPAYFMPQGVSADLIATKYGFSRDDVDAYSVQSQQRAAKSWEEGRFKNSIVPVKDINGLTILAKDEHMRPSTTMQSLAALQPSFAAVAAMGGFDGVALQSHPEIEAVNYVHHAGNSSGIVDGAAAVLLGSAEAGKKNGLKPRAKIRAFANIGSEPAMMLTGPVDVTKKVLERSGMKLSDIDLFELNEAFASVVLRYIQAFDIDNEKINVCGGAIAMGHPLGATGAMILGTVLDELERTNKSTALVTLCIGGGMGTATIIERV; from the coding sequence ATGCCCGAGGCCTATATCTATGATCACGTTCGCACGCCGCGCGGTCGCGGCAAGTCCGATGGTTCGCTGCATGAGGTGACCGCGCTCGCGCTCGCCACTGCGCCGCTGAAGGCGCTCAAGGAACGCAACAATCTCAAGCCCGGCAGCGTCGATGACGTCGTGCTCGGCGTCGTCGATCCCGTCGGCGAAGCCGGCGGCGACATCGCCCGCATGGCCGCGCTTTCGGCGGGCTATGGCAATGATGTCCCCGGCATCCAGATCAACCGCTTCTGCGCTTCCGGCCTCGACGCTGTGAACTTTGCTGCCGCCCAGGTGATGGCCGGCCAGCACGAACTCACCATCGGCGGCGGTGCCGAGAGCATGAGCCGCGTGGGCATCGGTGCCTCCGGCGGTGCATGGCCGGTCGATCCGTCGATCGCCGTTCCCGCTTACTTCATGCCGCAGGGCGTTTCCGCCGATCTGATCGCGACCAAATACGGCTTTTCCCGCGATGACGTCGATGCTTACTCCGTGCAGAGCCAGCAGCGCGCCGCGAAATCATGGGAAGAAGGCCGCTTCAAGAATTCCATCGTTCCGGTCAAGGACATCAACGGCCTGACCATCCTGGCCAAGGACGAGCATATGCGCCCGTCCACCACGATGCAGTCGCTGGCCGCGCTGCAGCCGTCTTTCGCCGCCGTGGCAGCCATGGGCGGTTTCGACGGCGTTGCGCTGCAGTCGCATCCGGAAATCGAAGCGGTGAACTATGTTCATCACGCCGGCAATTCGTCGGGCATCGTCGATGGCGCCGCCGCCGTGCTGCTCGGCAGCGCTGAAGCCGGCAAGAAGAACGGCCTGAAGCCGCGCGCAAAGATCCGCGCCTTCGCCAATATCGGCTCCGAGCCCGCGATGATGCTCACCGGTCCGGTGGATGTCACCAAGAAGGTGCTGGAGCGTTCCGGCATGAAGCTGTCGGATATCGACCTGTTCGAGCTCAACGAGGCTTTTGCCTCGGTCGTGCTGCGCTACATCCAGGCCTTCGACATCGACAATGAGAAGATCAATGTCTGCGGCGGCGCCATTGCCATGGGCCATCCGCTCGGCGCCACCGGCGCCATGATCCTCGGCACCGTGCTCGACGAACTCGAGCGCACCAACAAGTCCACGGCCCTCGTCACCCTCTGCATCGGCGGCGGCATGGGCACCGCCACCATCATCGAACGCGTCTAA
- a CDS encoding 3-hydroxyacyl-CoA dehydrogenase NAD-binding domain-containing protein translates to MTFKNFKVETDADGIALVTWDIPGRSMNVLDTTTIEELGAIVDQTTADAAVKGVVVTSGKDAFSAGADLSMLEGMNKIFAETKKAKGEEAAQQMLFDESRKLSLTLRKIETAGKPWVAAINGLALGGAFELTLACHYRVAAENPKTRLGLPEIKVGLFPGGGGTQRLARMLQPQDTMQMLLKGDQVNLAKAKAMNIVGAVVPAADLIKTAKEWIKAGGKAVAPWDEKGFKLPGGPVYSKQGMMMFPAGNAIYRRETFDNYPAARAIMQCVYEGLQLPMDAALRVESRYFAHVLQTKEAAAMIRSLFLSMQELNKGARRPTNVPPTKVKKLAIIGAGFMGASVGYVSAKGGIDVVLIDRDQASADKGRAHCQSVIDGLIAKGRAKEADRDALMSKITATADFNVIKECDLVIEAVFEDRAVKAEIYKKVQPLLKEGAIIASNTSTLPINSLAEEFTDQSKFIGIHFFSPVEKMMLVETIVGKNTGDVALATALDYIRVIGKTPIVVNDSRGFFANRCVLRFTAEGLEMLLEGVPPAMIENTAKMAGMPVGPLSLSDEIALDLVLKIMKATEADLGSQAVDQAQKKLIVEMVEKQERFGRKNGKGFYEYPPKGKGSKALWKGIAPLLPKPLDPDTLDVEELKQRFLVVQAVEAARTVEDNVIVDPREADVGSILGFGFAPFTGGTLSYIDFMGTKKFVELCHKLEAKYGSRFTPPKLLEEMAAKGETFYGRFAPKKAAA, encoded by the coding sequence ATGACCTTCAAGAATTTCAAGGTTGAGACCGACGCCGACGGCATTGCCCTCGTCACCTGGGACATTCCCGGCCGTTCGATGAACGTGCTCGACACCACCACCATCGAAGAACTCGGCGCCATCGTCGACCAGACCACAGCGGATGCCGCGGTGAAGGGCGTCGTCGTCACCTCCGGCAAGGACGCTTTCTCGGCTGGTGCCGATCTCTCCATGCTGGAAGGCATGAACAAGATTTTTGCCGAGACGAAGAAGGCCAAGGGCGAGGAAGCCGCCCAGCAGATGCTGTTCGACGAGAGCCGCAAGCTCTCGCTGACGCTGCGCAAGATCGAGACCGCAGGCAAGCCGTGGGTCGCTGCCATCAATGGCCTCGCGCTCGGCGGCGCATTCGAACTCACGCTCGCCTGCCACTATCGCGTAGCGGCGGAGAATCCGAAGACCCGTCTCGGCTTGCCCGAAATCAAGGTCGGCCTGTTCCCCGGCGGTGGCGGCACCCAGCGTCTGGCGCGTATGCTGCAGCCGCAGGACACGATGCAGATGCTGCTGAAGGGCGACCAGGTCAATCTCGCCAAGGCGAAGGCGATGAACATCGTCGGCGCCGTGGTGCCGGCGGCCGATCTCATCAAGACTGCGAAGGAATGGATCAAGGCCGGCGGCAAGGCCGTGGCTCCTTGGGACGAGAAGGGCTTCAAGCTGCCCGGCGGACCCGTCTATTCCAAGCAGGGCATGATGATGTTCCCCGCGGGCAACGCCATCTATCGTCGCGAAACCTTCGACAATTATCCGGCCGCCCGGGCCATCATGCAGTGCGTCTATGAAGGCCTCCAGCTGCCGATGGATGCCGCGCTGCGCGTGGAGTCGCGTTATTTCGCCCATGTCCTGCAGACCAAGGAAGCCGCTGCGATGATCCGCAGCCTGTTCCTCTCCATGCAGGAGCTCAACAAGGGCGCGCGTCGTCCCACCAATGTGCCGCCGACCAAGGTCAAGAAGCTCGCCATCATCGGCGCCGGCTTCATGGGCGCGAGCGTTGGCTATGTCTCGGCCAAGGGCGGCATCGACGTGGTGCTGATCGATCGCGACCAGGCCTCCGCCGACAAGGGCCGTGCGCATTGCCAGTCGGTGATCGATGGGCTGATCGCCAAGGGCCGCGCCAAGGAGGCCGATCGCGACGCGCTGATGTCGAAGATCACGGCCACTGCCGATTTCAACGTGATCAAGGAATGCGACCTCGTCATCGAGGCCGTATTCGAGGATCGCGCTGTCAAGGCCGAGATCTACAAGAAGGTGCAGCCGCTGCTGAAGGAAGGCGCCATCATCGCCTCCAACACCTCGACGCTGCCGATCAACTCGCTGGCCGAGGAATTCACCGATCAGTCGAAATTCATCGGCATCCACTTCTTCTCGCCGGTCGAGAAGATGATGCTCGTGGAGACCATCGTCGGCAAGAACACCGGCGATGTCGCGCTGGCCACCGCGCTCGACTACATCCGCGTCATCGGCAAGACGCCGATCGTGGTCAATGACAGCCGCGGTTTCTTCGCCAATCGCTGCGTGCTGCGTTTCACGGCCGAAGGCCTGGAAATGCTGCTCGAAGGCGTGCCGCCGGCGATGATCGAAAACACCGCCAAGATGGCCGGCATGCCGGTCGGCCCGCTGTCGCTGTCCGACGAAATCGCGCTCGATCTGGTGCTGAAGATCATGAAGGCCACCGAAGCCGATTTGGGCTCGCAGGCTGTCGATCAGGCGCAGAAGAAGCTCATCGTCGAGATGGTGGAGAAGCAGGAGCGCTTCGGCCGCAAGAACGGCAAGGGTTTTTACGAGTATCCGCCGAAGGGCAAGGGCTCGAAGGCTTTGTGGAAGGGTATTGCGCCCCTGCTGCCGAAGCCGCTCGATCCCGATACGCTCGATGTGGAAGAGCTGAAGCAGCGCTTCCTCGTGGTGCAGGCGGTGGAAGCCGCACGCACGGTCGAGGACAATGTGATCGTGGATCCCCGCGAAGCGGATGTCGGATCCATTTTGGGCTTCGGCTTCGCGCCGTTCACCGGCGGCACGCTGAGCTATATCGACTTCATGGGCACCAAGAAGTTCGTCGAGCTCTGCCACAAGCTGGAAGCAAAGTACGGCTCCCGCTTCACGCCGCCAAAACTGCTGGAAGAGATGGCCGCCAAGGGCGAGACGTTCTACGGACGCTTTGCGCCGAAGAAGGCGGCGGCTTGA
- the gstA gene encoding glutathione transferase GstA has protein sequence MKLYYSPGACSLSPHIALLEAGVAYDLVKVDLKAKKLENGDDFLAVNPKGQVPALGLDNGKVLTEGPIIVQVIADQAAGKNLAPARDSDERYKLQEILNFLTSELHKNFSPLFNPTFSDEVKGFFRDRLTGKFKYLDGQLAGHDYLMGKQFTVADGYLFTMLRWADAHKLDLSMFKNLMAYKDRVAARPKVQEALEKEGLMKAA, from the coding sequence ATGAAGCTGTATTATTCGCCAGGCGCCTGTTCGCTGTCGCCGCATATCGCACTTCTCGAAGCCGGCGTGGCCTATGACCTGGTCAAGGTCGACCTCAAGGCCAAGAAGCTGGAAAACGGCGACGATTTCCTGGCCGTCAACCCGAAGGGCCAGGTCCCGGCGCTGGGTCTCGACAATGGCAAGGTGCTGACCGAGGGCCCGATCATCGTCCAGGTGATCGCCGACCAGGCCGCCGGTAAGAACCTCGCCCCGGCCCGCGACAGCGACGAGCGCTACAAGCTGCAGGAAATCCTGAACTTCCTGACCAGCGAGCTGCACAAGAATTTCTCGCCGCTGTTCAACCCGACCTTCTCGGACGAGGTAAAAGGCTTCTTCCGCGACCGCCTGACCGGCAAATTCAAATATCTCGACGGCCAGCTCGCCGGTCACGACTACCTGATGGGCAAGCAATTCACGGTCGCCGACGGCTACCTGTTCACGATGCTGCGCTGGGCCGACGCCCACAAGCTCGACCTCTCCATGTTCAAGAACCTGATGGCCTACAAGGACCGCGTCGCCGCGCGCCCGAAGGTCCAGGAAGCGCTGGAGAAGGAAGGCCTGATGAAGGCGGCGTGA
- a CDS encoding MarR family winged helix-turn-helix transcriptional regulator: MKRKPSTEAAAAWIRLMRVQTRVLDGVEQDLKRAGFPPLAWYDALMELSRAPNGELRPVELEKQMLIPQYSTSRLIDRLVDEGLAVRRECKMDKRGLFVEITPTGRELHKKMSGAYAVAIEKHVGCKLTDADAAKLCGLLDLLGCACKDSAAASDPVARDAVAAR, encoded by the coding sequence ATGAAACGTAAACCTTCCACCGAGGCCGCTGCCGCCTGGATCCGCCTGATGCGCGTCCAGACCCGGGTGCTGGACGGCGTCGAACAGGATCTCAAGCGCGCCGGCTTTCCGCCGCTCGCATGGTACGACGCCTTGATGGAGTTGTCGCGTGCGCCAAATGGCGAGCTGCGTCCCGTCGAGCTCGAAAAGCAGATGTTGATACCGCAATATTCGACGTCGCGGCTGATCGACCGGCTGGTGGACGAAGGCCTCGCCGTGCGCCGCGAATGCAAGATGGACAAGCGCGGCCTGTTCGTGGAAATCACTCCGACCGGCCGCGAATTGCACAAGAAGATGAGCGGCGCCTATGCGGTCGCCATCGAAAAGCATGTCGGCTGCAAACTGACCGACGCAGATGCAGCAAAGCTCTGCGGGCTACTCGATTTACTCGGCTGCGCGTGCAAAGACTCCGCTGCCGCATCTGACCCTGTGGCGAGAGATGCCGTAGCAGCACGATGA